A stretch of Streptomyces vietnamensis DNA encodes these proteins:
- a CDS encoding SDR family NAD(P)-dependent oxidoreductase encodes MSALAGRTAIVTGASRGIGRGIAERLAGDGALVAVHHGTGEAAARETVKTIEEAGGRAFAFRADLEAPDAVDTFYAALDAGLAEQGAGPDFDILVNNAAASGSGRLHELTTETFDRLFAINVRAPLFLIQRGLDRLRDGGRIVNVSSAATKRAFPESVTYVMTKGAVDTMTPTLAKELAPRGITVNAVAPGYVATDMNAHRRTTPEEAAALAAHSALNRLGTPADVADVVAFLVSEDARWITGHCVDVSGGYKL; translated from the coding sequence ATGTCCGCGCTGGCCGGAAGGACCGCGATCGTCACCGGGGCGAGCCGCGGCATCGGAAGAGGCATCGCCGAGCGGCTGGCCGGGGACGGCGCCCTGGTGGCCGTGCACCACGGCACCGGAGAGGCGGCCGCCCGCGAGACGGTGAAGACCATCGAGGAGGCGGGCGGAAGGGCCTTCGCGTTCCGCGCGGACCTGGAGGCGCCGGACGCCGTGGACACGTTCTACGCCGCCCTGGACGCGGGTCTCGCCGAGCAGGGCGCCGGTCCGGATTTCGACATCCTCGTCAACAACGCGGCGGCGAGCGGCTCGGGCCGGCTCCACGAGCTGACCACCGAGACCTTCGACCGGCTCTTCGCGATCAACGTCAGGGCCCCGCTCTTCCTCATCCAGCGGGGTCTGGACCGCCTGCGCGACGGAGGCAGGATCGTCAACGTCTCCTCGGCGGCGACGAAGCGCGCCTTCCCCGAGTCCGTCACCTACGTGATGACCAAGGGGGCCGTCGACACGATGACCCCGACCCTCGCCAAGGAGCTGGCGCCCCGGGGGATCACGGTGAACGCCGTGGCCCCCGGCTATGTCGCGACGGACATGAACGCGCATCGCCGCACGACGCCGGAGGAGGCCGCCGCCCTCGCGGCCCACTCGGCCCTCAACCGGCTCGGGACGCCGGCCGACGTCGCGGACGTGGTCGCCTTCCTCGTCTCCGAGGACGCGCGCTGGATCACGGGTCACTGCGTGGACGTGTCGGGCGGCTACAAGCTCTGA